The Novosphingobium kaempferiae genome includes a window with the following:
- a CDS encoding DUF2274 domain-containing protein, with the protein MSAIKLPPLPDRTPVKLSVSMLPDLHQTLLEYAAVYASTYGKEVSVGDLIPAIVANYLETDRSFLQSRKRQ; encoded by the coding sequence ATGTCCGCCATTAAGCTTCCGCCGCTTCCCGATCGTACGCCGGTCAAGCTGTCCGTGTCCATGCTGCCGGATCTCCACCAGACACTCCTGGAATATGCGGCGGTATATGCCTCTACCTACGGAAAGGAGGTCTCCGTTGGCGATCTCATTCCTGCGATCGTCGCCAACTACCTCGAAACCGACCGATCCTTCCTTCAGAGCAGGAAACGGCAATAG
- a CDS encoding TrbI/VirB10 family protein: protein MTWETYDNLDQPAALPQEPSIKADEQTRGHAGAADEPAPGQPKVDPETLAIRARPPRAIRFRREVIIAGCTVGAFALAGVGWIALRPQIFSRAPQESELSRPNPLPSSDAVEALPRTYGDVPKLGVPLPGDLGRPILRAQERGMATDMPRAREDDATTARAADRQAAELQTARQSALVAVSGTTMQAQASIAAPSADTSSPDAGTQPSGAQVPSDRRQQFADTLDTRGDVNPHLLSPSPSPNTLAAGSVVVASLITGLNSDLPGIVIAQVTQNAYDTATGQVVLIPQGSRLIGKYDSAVGYGQSRALVVWQRLIMPDGSSLQLDNMPATDAAGQGGLADRTNYHTGRLAQGILLSTLLGVGTELSISGESDVVRALRDSAQTSTARAGDQITQRNLDVQPSITVRPGASVRLIVRQDLILKPWNKEN from the coding sequence ATGACTTGGGAAACGTACGACAACCTCGATCAACCTGCGGCGCTGCCGCAGGAGCCCTCCATTAAAGCCGATGAACAGACACGAGGGCATGCGGGCGCTGCAGATGAACCCGCCCCAGGCCAGCCCAAGGTCGATCCGGAAACGCTGGCGATCCGGGCACGCCCGCCCCGCGCCATCCGATTTCGGCGCGAGGTGATCATTGCCGGGTGCACGGTCGGGGCGTTCGCGCTTGCCGGCGTCGGCTGGATCGCACTGAGGCCACAGATATTTTCCCGGGCGCCGCAGGAAAGCGAACTGTCCCGACCGAACCCGCTGCCATCGTCCGACGCGGTCGAGGCTTTGCCCAGGACCTATGGTGATGTCCCGAAGCTCGGGGTACCGCTACCGGGTGATCTTGGCCGGCCAATCCTGCGTGCCCAGGAGCGGGGGATGGCGACCGACATGCCGAGGGCGCGGGAGGACGATGCCACTACCGCGCGGGCGGCCGACCGGCAGGCTGCGGAGCTGCAGACGGCCAGGCAATCCGCGCTGGTCGCAGTCAGCGGTACGACCATGCAGGCTCAGGCGTCCATCGCGGCACCATCCGCCGATACCAGCAGTCCGGATGCCGGGACGCAGCCGAGCGGCGCGCAGGTGCCGAGCGATCGCAGGCAGCAGTTCGCGGATACGCTCGATACGCGCGGCGATGTAAACCCGCACCTGCTGTCACCGTCGCCATCGCCCAATACCCTCGCGGCGGGCAGTGTCGTCGTCGCGAGCCTGATCACCGGCCTCAATTCCGATCTTCCCGGCATCGTCATCGCACAGGTCACCCAGAACGCCTACGATACGGCGACGGGCCAGGTCGTTCTTATCCCGCAGGGCAGCCGCCTTATCGGGAAATACGATTCCGCGGTCGGCTATGGTCAAAGCCGCGCGCTCGTCGTGTGGCAGCGGTTGATCATGCCGGACGGCAGCTCGCTGCAACTCGACAACATGCCGGCGACCGATGCGGCAGGGCAGGGCGGTCTTGCCGACCGTACCAACTACCATACCGGTCGGCTTGCCCAAGGCATTCTGCTTTCCACCCTGCTGGGGGTCGGGACGGAGCTATCGATCTCCGGCGAAAGCGACGTGGTGCGCGCGCTGCGCGATTCCGCGCAGACAAGCACGGCGCGGGCAGGCGACCAGATCACGCAGCGCAATCTCGACGTGCAGCCCTCGATCACCGTCCGCCCAGGCGCATCTGTGCGTCTGATCGTCCGGCAGGACCTGATCCTCAAGCCCTGGAACAAGGAGAACTGA
- a CDS encoding HEPN domain-containing protein: MKTSLDHLPEGKRAELAHVVKVIREGFAFATARRTQPHLRSAKLLKIILFGSYARGDWVEDPVGRYFSDFDLLIVVNHEDLTDVAEFWEKTESQLITDLSEGVHLRTLASPIFHSLDDVNEKLRLGRYFFMDILQDGIALFEEPGHEFVQPQPLSPEQALQETREYFEEWFESAERFYVNAKENSDRGWNKEAAFLFHQAVERFYHCLFLVRTLYSPKTHNLNRLRDMAEEIEPILRTVWSRETRFQKRCYSLLRDAYVKARYSRSYVISAEELEWIADRVALLRDRVRKACEIRINYLALAA; the protein is encoded by the coding sequence ATGAAGACCAGTCTCGACCATCTCCCCGAAGGCAAGCGTGCGGAACTCGCCCATGTGGTGAAGGTGATCCGCGAAGGTTTCGCCTTTGCGACGGCGAGACGGACCCAGCCGCATCTCAGATCGGCGAAGCTGCTCAAGATCATCCTGTTCGGCAGCTATGCCCGCGGCGACTGGGTTGAAGATCCGGTCGGCCGCTACTTTTCCGATTTCGATCTGTTGATCGTTGTGAACCATGAAGACCTCACTGACGTCGCGGAGTTCTGGGAGAAAACCGAGAGCCAACTGATTACGGACCTCTCCGAAGGTGTGCATCTCAGAACGCTGGCATCGCCGATTTTTCACAGTCTCGATGATGTGAATGAGAAGCTGCGGTTGGGGCGGTATTTCTTCATGGACATTCTCCAAGACGGAATTGCGCTGTTCGAGGAGCCTGGACACGAATTCGTTCAGCCACAACCGCTTTCGCCGGAGCAGGCTCTGCAAGAGACACGTGAATACTTTGAAGAATGGTTTGAGAGTGCAGAAAGATTTTACGTCAATGCGAAAGAAAATTCTGATCGAGGGTGGAATAAAGAAGCTGCATTCTTGTTCCATCAAGCAGTAGAGCGCTTTTATCACTGCCTTTTCTTGGTGAGAACGCTTTATTCTCCCAAGACACACAACCTTAATCGTTTGCGCGACATGGCCGAAGAAATTGAGCCGATTTTGCGGACCGTTTGGTCGCGTGAGACTAGATTTCAGAAGCGTTGCTATTCGCTGCTACGAGACGCCTATGTTAAGGCAAGATATTCTCGATCATATGTCATCTCGGCTGAAGAGCTGGAATGGATAGCAGATCGCGTCGCGCTTCTACGCGACCGCGTGCGGAAGGCTTGCGAAATTAGGATCAATTATCTCGCCCTAGCCGCGTAG